The following are from one region of the Vitis riparia cultivar Riparia Gloire de Montpellier isolate 1030 chromosome 14, EGFV_Vit.rip_1.0, whole genome shotgun sequence genome:
- the LOC117930438 gene encoding uncharacterized protein LOC117930438, whose product MELHLVDRRGRHQYDWVTFHAQYISLWATRSECIATAPLAITTMSFYDPYMQWYRRITRRLIAPVLHRDHMRFHSTASATELLMAISNDLEETHRIAIDVLRAIGEDHRVHSTHEPSTSSVSSMRPPSLITPVRVPPIRGRGRGGRRVGHRHVPLASTLVQPSHPPVTSTFPLFQPSASLESPLSPPDVSIPAYSPRPETTIPSTLTPAQPSISLDAPPPIAESIAPTPVTESIAPPPVTESIAPLPFLQGTAHAARLHVRVPRGHRAPRVRRGLPPSVPSISTAHVDDVSQSIEMETFQIAQMDTTNMATYRRCSQRKRKIPSCGTH is encoded by the exons ATGGAGCTACATTTAGTGGATAGGCGAGGACGACATCAGTACGATTGGGTCACATTTCATGCTCAGTATATTTCTCTTTGGGCTACTCGTTCTGAGTGTATTGCGACAGCACCACTTGCGATTACTACCATGTCTTTTTATGATCCATATATGCAGTGGTATCGACGTATCACGCGACGCCTGATCGCACCTGTTTTGCATAGAGATCATATGAGGTTCCATAGTACAGCTTCTGCCACTGAGTTATTG ATGGctatttcaaatgatttggaGGAAACTCACCGAATTGCTATTGATGTTTTACGTGCTATAGGAGAGGACCATCGCGTACACTCGACACATGAGCCATCCACATCTTCAGTGTCATCCATGAGACCACCATCATTGATTACGCCTGTTAGGGTACCACCCATTAGAGGTCGGGGGAGAGGTGGTCGTCGAGTTGGTCACCGACATGTACCTTTGGCATCTACTTTGGTACAACCCTCACATCCACCAGTCACATCTACCTTTCCTTTATTTCAGCCATCTGCATCATTAGAGTCGCCACTTTCTCCCCCTGATGTATCCATACCAGCCTATTCACCTCGACCCGAGACTACCATACCATCTACCCTTACCCCTGCTCAGCCATCTATATCATTGGATGCACCCCCACCTATTGCAGAGTCTATTGCACCCACACCTGTTACAGAGTCTATTGCACCTCCACCTGTTACAGAGTCCATTGCACCTCTACCTTTTCTTCAAGGGACAGCTCATGCTGCACGATTACATGTACGGGTACCTAGAGGACATCGAGCTCCACGTGTACGTCGAGGTCTACCTCCATCAGTTCCATCTATCTCGACAGCTCATGTAGATGACGTGTCACAGTCTATAGAGATGGAGACTTTTCAGATAGCACAGATGGATACAACAAATATGGCCACCTACCGTAGGTGTTCACAACGAAAGAGAAAGATTCCATCATGTGGGACACATTGA